One region of Sebastes fasciatus isolate fSebFas1 chromosome 1, fSebFas1.pri, whole genome shotgun sequence genomic DNA includes:
- the mrps16 gene encoding small ribosomal subunit protein bS16m has translation MTQRSSLRHFLFKHGRALTNVTLLLLLKHSVINVHYIICTANIEEATSGKTLALVRLTSYEDNPANTMVHLSSLLLKKYHGGYVVIRLALAGHKQANRPFYRIVAAYNKRARDGKYLEQLGSYDPLPNTYNEKLVSFNFDRIKYWIGCGAHPTKPVAKLLGLAGFFPLHPMTITEAERRRAQTELTATGTEDDLQEAQKEAEV, from the exons ATGACGCAGAGGTCGTCACTACGTCACTTCCTGTTCAAACATGGCCGTGCGCTGACAAATGTCACATTGCTTCTGCTGCTGAAACATTCAGTTATTAACGTTCATTATATCATCTGTACGGCGAATATAGAGGAGGCCACATCTGGGAAGACTTTAGCTTTAGTTCGTTTAACATCCTACGAG GATAATCCAGCCAACACCATGGTTCATTTAT CATCACTCCTGCTAAAGAAGTACCACGGGGGTTACGTCGTCATCCGATTGGCTCTTGCAGGACACAAACAAGCCAACAGACCCTTTTATCGCATTGTGGCAGCTTACAACAAAAGGGCAAGAGATGGTAAATATTTAGAGCAGCTGGGTTCCTACGACCCCCTACCGAACACCTACAACGAGAAACTTGTCAGCTTCAACTTCGACCGGATCAAGTACTGGATCGGCTGTGGCGCACACCCTACAAAGCCAGTGGCCAAACTTCTAG gGTTGGCAGGATTTTTCCCTCTGCACCCGATGACGATAACAGAGGCAGAACGTCGAAGAGCCCAAACGGAGCTGACAGCAACAGGAACAGAAGATGATCTGCAGGAGGCACAGAAGGAGGCTGAAGTGTGA